Within the Salvia hispanica cultivar TCC Black 2014 chromosome 4, UniMelb_Shisp_WGS_1.0, whole genome shotgun sequence genome, the region CTCTTTTTATCtgttcaataaattatttcattgttGATTCCGAGGAtttcgtgtgtgtgtgtttgtttcaATAAAGATCATTGCTTTATGATCTtgcacttttttcttttcctgtttatttatcttttgaCAAAACCATATTTGtgggttttgtttttttacttcatttcaattttcacatACACACATTTGTGTGCAAtgctattatttttctgtattACTACAATATCTTcgtttatataattatgttttttttttgcagaaGTTTGTTCTGAAACTGGATCTGGAAGAAGACAGAGACAAAAGAAGGGCTCTCAAAACTGTGGCTGCCCTTTCAGGTTTGCTTGTAAAATTGGTTTGTGTTTTTAAAACTCCATGtgcaaataaatattttaaaaagtaattgtAGCATTTCGGAGATCAGTTTACTATTCCCGCCTAAAATTCTTGaattcttatatttttcaaaatcatattttcattaaaattgctcatcattttcaaataatgcTGGTGATATTGAGATGGTTCGGGACATTCAATTACTCATAAGGAAATAAGAGACAAAACAACTCTTCAATGAACATCATGAGTACATGTGTATTTGGAAATTATGTTATTTGGTTTATTAAGCCTAAGATATACACATTGATTTTACATGTGTATGTTGCAAATGTCTAATGGTGTACTTTCATTGACTTATATACCCTTGTTGGCGTAGGAATCGATGAGATCACCATTGACATGAAGGGCAAGAAGCTAATGGTGGTCGGGACAGTTGATCCGGTGAGAGTGGTAAGCAAACTGCGCAAGAAAAACTGGCAAGTCGACATCATCTCCGTTGGGCCATCCAAGGAgccagagaaaaaaaaggaagagggGAAGAAAGAGGAGGGCAAGAAAGAAGACCCCAAAAAGGAAGGtgagaagaaggagaaggcgGAACCAGACCCCTTTGTTGGCACGGTGATGCCGTTCCGTCAGTATTATCCGCCGATGAACACATACTACTATTTGCATCACAGCATGGAAGAGAATCCAAATGCATGTGCCATCTCTTAGGTaattttgctctgttttcccttttttttttgatcaAGGCTATAATAGTCTTTTCCggattttgttgtttatatataattaataatgtatttttttaatttttttaaaagtttaattatttttattcacataTATTTGTAAGAGCGAGGGACCGCTCCACACTTGAAGATCCTCACTGTAAAGTTGATATGctcaatatattttgataaagaCAGAAAAATagaatggtaaaagtgaaatagatGTTATACATTAGTTAAACTTGTCTTTTCCATAGTAGGAGACTAGGAGTACTACTCCATATCTTAGTTAATCTTTATTTGTATCGATGTTTTACACTGCGCATATTATTCCAAAAAAACTGTAAACATCGCCTCTTCCTCACCTCAAAACATAAAGTGATGGCCGGTTAAGTAGGTCCATaccaaagaaaaattaaatattggtTGTAAAATTTTAGGTagtcattttttcaatcaagTTGATAGTAGAATATGACATTTGTAGTTTGAAGTCAATTTTCCAATAATGCGAAAATGACCTGAGATTCATCCCTGAtacattaaattcaaattgcaCGGCTAAATTAAATGTGCCACGCCATCTTGACAACGCTTGAatatgtatttctttttttcatttaattttttggataaataaatattttaaaatagtataatGATACTACATTCATCCATAAAATATAGCTTTAATGGTGGACCGCAtttgttttaatgtaaaattaatatataaaaaatcacaCTTTTTAAGTGGAAACTGCATTAGAAAGagaaatttactaaaaatagatagagactaattttgatggtcgatataaaatagaaaaaacattACTATTTTACATTGATGGAgatgaaatattcaaatcttaaatCGCTGAATCCATTTGCATAGACAAAAGTTTCATTTAACATAGTTGGTAATTTTCCATGCGTTTAAATTCTCTTCCCTTTTCTTACAATTGCGTTTTATTTTGCTGcaagtttaatttaaaagaagagaaataacaaaaatactgattttttttttttttatcatcatatTCGAGTGGTCCACGCACTTTTTATCACATGTGCTAGcaatcaatgaaaaaaaaaaaaaaaaaaaaaaaaaaactagcaATCAATGCAACTTTATCTGGGCTACTGTTGGGCTTTATATGTTATCCCAATTGCTGATTTAGTCGGTGAAATTAGAGATGAGGAatagtttatttaaatatttattgattctGAACCGGGgttcattttatgatttttattctataatttatcttttgattttttgcatTCTGAACATTTTAATTAGGATCACAATTAGTCCTACACTaacaattttatcaatttttaaacggttttaacccAAATGGGACTgttaaaaccgtttaaaaattgacggaaCTATTAGTATAGtgccaattgtgatccgagttgaaatgttcaggatgcaaaaattcaaaagataaagtatataactaaaatcgtaaaatggacatatatttaggaccagttttggcctttactcatCATTGTTTCATTATTGTTTCATGTCCAGATAAAGTTCATGCAAATCAATTACTGATCTTATTTCAATTAACGGTTTATTATTCTTAAGCATAGTTACTATATTAGGATTTATGtcatgtttggtaggggtgataactAATCTAGGGATGAGAatctatgaataaaattaacatttttatttatgaattccaatccctagatgagttatcacccctaccaaacatggCTCTATTAGTCATATTTTGGATTGCATGTTTGAGATCTAGAGGCTTGTCACACTACAAATCTCATGTGGGATTATTCTactatatagatatagatgtCCCTTGTTGTGTGAAGCGTTTCTTTTCAAAATACTCCATCTATCGACTTCCATTTCTTCCGAGTTCCGACATaggatttaaataatgttaaaaaaaatgagtggaaTAAAGTTAATGGTATTTGAGTTTCACTTGTATTACATAGTACATACTAGTAGTATGATACTACTTAGAGTATAACATGTTCCGAAAAGTGATAAGTTACAAATGTACAAGCTCTACAAGTGAACAAACGATCATATACGCGAATTGGTTAGTGGAAACCCCAAATAGGGAGCTCTTCCAATTCTGAAATCCGAAATTTCATCGattaaaattgtttgaaaGTCGAATTAAAAATTCTGACAATCCAAATTCTGAAATCCGAACCGAAAATCCGaaagttaataaaaatatataaaaattcaagTATCCAAtgttgaaaattcaaaaatccaaTACCAAAATCAGTAAATCTTGTACCAAATTATTAGAATTGTCCAACAgaaagattttatatttataaatttactataatatagtatatagttattatataaataataatataatatatatgtcatattttagattatttcaaatttgaaaaaatctGTTCCGAACATATGAAACTGTTAAAAAATCcaatagttttatttgattcgGATCATATTTTCGGATATTTTGTTCACCACAAGATTGTACCCGAAAAATTAGAATTCATTCACAACTTAGAATACTCATACTATAACATGTTTTCAGTATATTTACTAAACCATGGAATAAATAGAGAGGTACGCTTCGTTTTAGAACGGTTAGCTAGATGTTATTTGAGGGCCGTTGACTTGTGCCCTTTCTTCgctaaatattatttatattttgttttattttcattttatttatattttgttttgactatatatttattaataaagaaattgaaattgaaaattgcgTAAATGTAACCGTTTAGATTATTAGATGGCTAAAATTATAGTAAGAGCTTCataggagatgttgttttcACATCTCAAATAGTCTCTGGGTCAAGGTGCTCGACAAATTCCAGTGGGTGTCAACGGCACTAGCAATCAATTCGTTTATACTGCAAAACAAATTTTAGAGAAGATATAGATTTACTAGAGAAGACCCTCTGATACTTAAGATAGACGAAAATCGAgcgagtgaagtattctacgAGTGAGTGTTGTTAGTATGTACTCATATGCTAATAATATGCACAATGATAGAATGTGTGTGTAGTTCACTTGCTATAAAATGTTGAATGCTAAGTTCgtattagtaatattatactatatagtTCCAAAAAACTTGATCATTTTTTGATAACTTAGTCTTATAAATAATCgtaaataagaaagaaaaggcGTGTTTAAtgcttagagcatccacaataacGGATGTCTCGGCGGAtgagcgaccggctagcggtTCGTCCATCGCGGACGTCCACTATTGGAGTCGGCGAACGGGTGACGGACGAGAGGTTGTCTGTGGTGGGAGCGCAGTGTCCGGTCGCTTGTCCGTTATTGTGATCACGCGACGGACGACAACATTTTTCgatcttttcttttaaactctattactccctccgtcccgactaagatgacacatttcttggccggcacgagattttaggagttattggttaaagtgtttaattggagagagaaaaggtgggtgtggtattaaaatagagagtgaaagagagatgaatattttaatatgagtgagaaaaagtggttggatgtattaattagagagagaaaattaccaaaaaaggaaatatgtcatcttagttgggacaaactaaaaaggaaaacgtgtcatcttaagcgggacggagggagtatataatagcGGACTTCACTGTATTTCATGTCGAAATTTCAATTCCGTATTGgtgaatttgtttaattattggtTATTATTGTGCGAGGATATTAGAATGTCCTAATGCTAGGCTATTATTGTGCAGTTGGATGTCCTAGTGATGTGGTTGTGTGGTTGATGTCCTAATGAAGTGATAGGAGGTGGTTTATGGATGTACTAGTGCTAAGCTATTGAGATGTCCGTCCTAGTGTGGATACTCTTGCGGTGCATTGGTGCATGTAGAAAGTAGTGaagcatgagattttagagTGGAGCACCCGCCCCACGTGGCTCTGCCTCGATATCTTTTGTCGGCAACCCCACCCACTCCAAACACTAAACCGCGTAGACTCACTTTCTAGTTTGTACCCCCTACCCCCCTTTGACATTTCCAAAGTCAACTTCACATACTCACTgctctctctccaattccataaataaaatatagccCCTGTTTCTCCACCTCTTTAGAAAAACCGTCCATTAATTTCCTCTCTCCACTCCTCAAAAAGTCAGCCCTGCTACAAAAAATGGAGGATGACTGGGACCTTCACGCCGTGGTCAGAAGCTGCTCGACCTCCCAAAACCCCACCAGCTTTACTATGTCCAAAGATCCTTTTGAAGGAGGCACTAGGGTGGAAGAAGATTTGCATCGGCTAATTTGGAAACAGCAAATTCCACCGATTTCTCCCCTCTCTGTTTTGCAACAACTATCATCGTCTCACCAGATTCTACAGCAGCCTCAGCCCAAGCCCAAGCACGAAATCTCCCCCAAAAAACAACACCTTTTTTCCAAACGCAGCACCACAAGGTCCAAAAAAAGGTACCCAAATGTCAAATTTAATCATGGATCTAGTTTCAATTGACCAATTTTATTGCAGGAAACATCAGTCGAAGAAGGTGTGCCATGTCCCGGCAGAGAGCGTGTCTTCCGACGTATGGTCATGGCGAAAATACGGCCAAAAGCCAATCAAGGGATCCCCATATCCAAGGTCtgttcaaatttcaaattttattgaacaacaaaaatactctCCCTCTTtgtgattatttaatttaattttaattgttgtgaAAATTAGGGGTTATTACAAATGCAGCACATTAAAAGGGTGTATGGCAAGAAAGCAAGTGGAGCGGAACAAATCCGACCCGGGAAAATTCATCATCACCTACACCGGCGACCACACCCACCCCGTCCCCACCCACCGGAATTCCCTCGCCGGCAGCACCCGCCCCAAGGCCGACTCTAAGAAGCCGGAGGAATCTGAGGTGGACATCGATGACCACGATTTGGGCCCTGCGGAGGGGTAATGAATCGAATCGAATCGATgcttttcttctccttcacttttctttacgtTTTGTAGCCACCCGACAAGTTTTTTTGTCCGTTGAGACTTGAAGCTAGTACAGAATCTAGAAATCACGgaactttttttatctttacttcttcttttttttcttctaggGAATAGAGTTAAATTTGGCGATGATAAAGAGAAAGGGGAGTAGACAATCTAGAGATGTCTATGAGATGTTGGTTGTATATTTGTGGTACTTGATGTACAGTATATTTATCTCTTCCATttcttatttgtttatatatacgagtatggagtatttttcatGACTTCATTACTCCATGTTATAAGCTTCTGCATTTCATTTAGTACACGAGAAAATCCACTATGACTATTGACTACATTTTAATGGAAACCACCCATGTGAAATCGTTGTTCCATTGTAgaatggatatgtaattatttcTATGTCAGGGCCATTAAATATAGTCATACACACTACGCACTTTAATCTATATCTATGCATGTATGTCAGGGCCATTAAATATAGTCATACACACTACGCACTTTAATCTATATCTATGCATGTACAGAAGGGGAAATTGggggaaaataataaaattgtcaTGATAAAAATTTGGATCATAGTTTATACTCCATgtataattttgatatgtaaataattaaattttaacttaataaaCATAATGCAAGATGGAGGTAATAAAGTTGGAGAAGTGAAAAGATTTTTTTGGGTTCATGTTGAAAGAGGGAAAACtgaaaatgttttaaaagaaaatagtactagtaatactATTGTTTGGACTATAAATATGTTAGTACTATGATATTTGGGTGCTATAAATCCACTCACCAAACAAGTAATATCCCATTACATTTTTCACTCAATTTACTGCGAAAATCTGAATCAGTTTTAAGGTATTCTTAAGCTTTTTTATCAACATTGTTTTAACATGAATTTAGTTTTGTGGTTTTCTCAGCACTTGTATGGCTGTTGTTAtgttgtagtagtatataatattaatttgatatcaacaaaattgaaatttgatgattatgtttttatgttgTTATACCAGAAGAAACTGGCCAGTTGACACTATAACACAGCTATAACACAATCCTTCAAACTTGACATAttgattataaataatgaacaCAACCTTAGAATAATAtcttaatgaaatataaatcacGTAAtcgagtactccctccatcccaataaatatgaaacttttttgcttttcagtacgagattttatgtagtattgtTTTATGAGGTacaaaatagagaataaaggaagaagaaaaaaaataaaaataaaatttcaaaaaatattttacttttaatggGATaactaaaaatgattaatgCAAATAAGAGACCTCATACTCAAAAGTCAAGATAGCCACAGACATGCACCACAGTGAGTCAACGAAGGACATAGAGTACATTCGATTAACTAATTAAGGATTGTAGAACAGGCCGCCAAGGCCATGTATCTTGGGCTACTAAAATCTGAATCTATTCC harbors:
- the LOC125219652 gene encoding WRKY transcription factor 22-like isoform X1, which translates into the protein MEDDWDLHAVVRSCSTSQNPTSFTMSKDPFEGGTRVEEDLHRLIWKQQIPPISPLSVLQQLSSSHQILQQPQPKPKHEISPKKQHLFSKRSTTRSKKRKHQSKKVCHVPAESVSSDVWSWRKYGQKPIKGSPYPRGYYKCSTLKGCMARKQVERNKSDPGKFIITYTGDHTHPVPTHRNSLAGSTRPKADSKKPEESEVDIDDHDLGPAEG
- the LOC125219652 gene encoding WRKY transcription factor 22-like isoform X2 yields the protein MEDDWDLHAVVRSCSTSQNPTSFTMSKDPFEGGTRVEEDLHRLIWKQQIPPISPLSVLQQLSSSHQILQQPQPKPKHEISPKKQHLFSKRSTTRKHQSKKVCHVPAESVSSDVWSWRKYGQKPIKGSPYPRGYYKCSTLKGCMARKQVERNKSDPGKFIITYTGDHTHPVPTHRNSLAGSTRPKADSKKPEESEVDIDDHDLGPAEG
- the LOC125224232 gene encoding heavy metal-associated isoprenylated plant protein 39-like — protein: MKKFVLKLDLEEDRDKRRALKTVAALSGIDEITIDMKGKKLMVVGTVDPVRVVSKLRKKNWQVDIISVGPSKEPEKKKEEGKKEEGKKEDPKKEGEKKEKAEPDPFVGTVMPFRQYYPPMNTYYYLHHSMEENPNACAIS